A genomic region of Brienomyrus brachyistius isolate T26 chromosome 6, BBRACH_0.4, whole genome shotgun sequence contains the following coding sequences:
- the LOC125745518 gene encoding V-type proton ATPase subunit S1-like yields MAKHKSFLLFTLFSIFLLQLSLPDDQVPGVLGMSSEVTPYQGVRIGADAVSFHSHSGSPEESYLPTPETPIRGVLRPYGWHQAAPHRYKRRLLQSANSTPYSPLNVAHNGKICILFRAKKLAIRYKNHTIVDLTERAFGPGALVDTRGSVCSKDKATLSLRFGDVEDLRGLVIRLQMSNTFYESAGQNWFTLDSVHIHYNWTHEAIFNATEVYAPATYSYHCQHVSSLQKYDTLLVPSSHSDSAAHWHITFTDFQIQAFNVQSGRFASASDCASFFTPAILMGLVTSMILLLVLAYAVHMVVHLKHIDRCEENKATVYFPRSTEAECTDKNNL; encoded by the exons CTCTGAAGTCACTCCGTATCAGGGAGTCAGGATTGGGGCAG ATGCAGTGAGCTTTCACAGTCACAGCGGCTCTCCCGAGGAGAGTTACTTACCCACGCCAGAAACACCAATAAGAGGGGTCCTGCGG CCTTATGGATGGCATCAAGCTGCCCCACATCGATACAAAAGAAGGCTGCTCCAGTCCGCTAACTCCACCCCCTACTCCCCTCTTAATGTGGCGCACAACGGCAAGATATGCATTCTGTTCAGAGCTAAGAAACTGGCAATCAGGTACAAGAACCACACCATCGTTGACCTCACGGAGAGAGCATTCGGTCCCGGTGCCCTGGTGGACACCAGGGGCTCCGTATGCAGCAAGGACAAAGCCAC GCTGTCTCTACGGTTTGGCGATGTAGAGGATCTCAGAGGACTAGTCATTAG ACTCCAGATGTCCAACACGTTCTATGAGTCAGCTGGTCAGAACTGGTTTACACTGGACAGCGTTCACATCCACTATAATTGGACCCACGAAGCCATCTTCAACGCCACCGAGGTGTACGCCCCTGCCACCTACTCCTACCACTGCCAGCACGTCAGCAGTCTGCAGAAGTACGACACCCTGCTGGTTCCCAGCTCGCACAGCGACAGCGCAGCCCACTGGCACATCACTTTCACGGATTTCCAG ATCCAGGCATTTAACGTGCAGTCGGGTCGTTTCGCCTCAGCCAGCGACTGCGCTAGCTTCTTCACGCCGGCCATCCTTATGGGTCTGGTGACTTCCATGATCTTGTTGCTAGTGCTGGCCTACGCCGTGCACATGGTGGTGCACCTCAAGCACATCGACCGTTGCGAGGAGAACAAGGCCACCGTCTACTTCCCCCGTAGCACCGAGGCAGAATGCACAGATAAGAACAACCTGTGA
- the LOC125744649 gene encoding sarcolemmal membrane-associated protein-like isoform X1 has product MPSALAVFTCRPNSHAFQERHVYLDEPVKIGRSVARCRPGPNNATFDCKVLSRNHALVWFDHKLGKFYLQDTKSSNGTFVNSQRLSRGSEESPPCEVLSGDVVQFGVDVTENTRKVTHGCIVSLIKLFLPDGLEAHRRSDVTPVPSPLPVDKVTANTPSMCSQELFQLSQYLQEALHREQMLEQKLSTLQRLLSRTQEASKGSWQALISEDRLLSRLEMMSSQLQVYSKNQTEDSLRRELEALQEDKHKYETTAKESLMRVLQEKMEVVRKLSEVERSLSNTEDECTHLREMSKAARKDLGELASKYNGALKEAKDLAEKLKLAEECQEELTLKAQREKAALQLRIAALEEREQSLQARIEALQADNDFTNERLAALQVRLEQLQEKSIQENILDHLLNKSGGDCAFIQQLIEYQPVKQFKEAVDSPLSKISNNNDAKPSAMSDTLSRSKDKSSEDTTDDQMENQELNESLSQVTLVKDTEQEPTNAAEVIHNLQGELLVAQELANTSQQKCMELQAALEQERKTSRQQMDDSAKQIQYLQAQLQKLQTAMEDLQEQKESAISDAREELCAAQEEALTLRRAVQTAAAERDREIGAIQGNLGAVTAELDKWRQAAATYEMEIGSLQTSLQRQSRQCERAVELQGELEKLQAECRNLKRECMELRSEKEILLKRLQDLEKELARSQEKTATLSSSLEDLEKSRGELESSLGSLEEQHQNSTAKLQAQLAQAQSRTKDLQKEYEEIQAQLSGLQERFDQTELEKQSISDELQQCKVDLKLQQEKGSSRSWVPWMSVVVLMVAVTVGVLYPSLAKSSA; this is encoded by the exons ATGCCGTCGGCACTGGCGGTGTTCACCTGCCGCCCAAATTCGCACGCCTTCCAGGAGCGCCATGTGTACCTGGACGAACCGGTCAAGATCGGCCGCTCGGTGGCCCGGTGTCGGCCGGGGCCCAACAACGCCACCTTCGACTGCAAGGTCCTGTCGCGGAATCATGCGCTGGTGTGGTTCGACCACAAGCTGGGCAAG TTCTACCTCCAGGACACTAAGAGCAGCAATGGTACCTTTGTGAACAGCCAGCGCCTAAGTCGGGGCTCAGAAGAGAGCCCCCCCTGTGAGGTCCTCTCCGGTGATGTCGTCCAGTTTGGGGTGGATGTAACTGAGAACACCCGAAAAG TCACCCACGGATGCATCGTGTCCCTCATCAAGCTGTTCCTTCCTGACGGCCTGGAAGCCCACAGACGATCCGA TGTGACTCCAGTACCCTCACCCCTTCCTGTGGACAAG GTCACTGCCAATACCCCCAGCATGTGCTCTCAGGAGCTGTTCCAGCTTTCGCAGTACCTTCAG GAGGCCTTACACAGGGAGCAGATGCTGGAGCAGAAGCTGTCTACGCTGCAGCGACTCCTCTCCAGAACTCAGGAGGCTTCCAAGGGCAGTTGGCAG GCACTGATCAGTGAAGACAGGCTGCTGTCTCGGCTGGAGATGATGAGCAGCCAGCTGCAGGTGTACTCCAAG AATCAAACCGAGGATAGCCTCCGGAGGGAGCTAGAGGCCTTACAGGAGGACAAACACAAGTATGAGACCACGGCGAAGGAGTCCCTAATGCGGGTTCTTCAGGAGAAAATGGAAGTGGTCCGTAAACTCTCAGAAGTGGAG AGAAGCCTCAGCAATACGGAAGATGAGTGCACGCACCTGAGGGAGATGAGCAAAGCTGCACGCAAGGACCTGGGAGAGCTGGCCAGCAAGTACAACGGCGCCCTGAAGGAGGCCAAGGACCTGGCGGAGAAGCTGAAG CTCGCGGAGGAGTGTCAGGAGGAGCTGACTCTGAAGGCCCAGCGTGAGAAGGCAGCGTTGCAGCTCCGCATCGCCGCTCTGGAGGAGCGAGAGCAGAGCCTGCAGGCCCGCATTGAAGCCCTGCAGGCTGACAACGACTTTACCAACGAGCGCCTGGCCGCCCTGCAGG TGAGGTTAGAGCAGCTTCAGGAAAAGAGCATCCAGGAGAACATCCTAG ATCACTTGCTTAATAAGAGCGGGGGCGACTGTGCATTCATCCAGCAGCTCATTGAGTACCAGC ctgtGAAGCAGTTTAAAGAGGCGGTGGATTCGCCGTTGAGTAAGATCTCCAACAATAATG ATGCTAAACCGTCGGCTATGTCAGACACACTCAGTCGGAGCAAGGATAAAAGCAGCGAAGACACTACAG ACGACCAAATGGAAAACCAAGAGCTGAATGAATCTCTGAGTCAGGTCACTCTTGTTAAAG ACACTGAACAGGAGCCCACCAACGCAGCGGAGGTCATCCATAATCTGCAGGGGGAGCTGTTGGTGGCCCAGGAGCTCGCTAACACCAGCCAGCAGAAATGCATGGAACTGCAAG CCGCGCTGGAGCAGGAGAGAAAGACCAGCCGACAGCAGATGGACGATTCTGCTAAGCAGATACAGTATCTGCAGG ctcagctgcagaagctgcAGACAGCGATGGAGGATCTGCAGGAGCAGAAGGAGAGTGCCATCTCGGATGCCCGGGAGGAGCTGTGCGCTGCCCAGGAGGAGGCGCTGACGCTGCGGCGGGCTGTGCAGACTGCCGCCGCCGAGCGTGACCGCGAGATTGGCGCCATACAGGGTAACCTGGGCGCTGTCACCGCTGAGCTGGACAAGTGGCGGCAGGCGGCGGCCACATACGAAATGGAGATCGGCTCCCTGCAGACCAGCCTGCAGCGGCAGAGCCGGCAGTGTGAGAGGGCCGTCGAGCTGCAAG gtgagcTGGAGAAATTGCAGGCAGAATGCAGAAACCTGAAGCGGGAGTGCATGGAACTGCGCTCTGAGAAGGAGATTCTCCTGAAGAGGCTGcaggacctggagaaggagCTGGCCAG ATCTCAGGAGAAGACCGCCACCCTGAGCAGCAGCCTGGAGGACCTAGAGAAGAGCCGAGGGGAGCTGGAGAGCTCCCTGGGCTCGCTGGAGGAGCAGCATCAAAACAGCACAGCCAAACTGCAGGCACAGCTGGCCCAGGCGCAGAGCAGAACTAAGGACCTGCAGAAGGAG TACGAGGAGATCCAGGCGCAGCTTTCAGGCCTGCAAGAGCGCTTCGACCAGACGGAGCTGGAAAAGCAGTCAATCAGTGACGAGCTGCAGCAGTGCAAGGTCGACCTGAAGCTGCAGCAGGAGAAGGGCAGCAGT
- the LOC125744649 gene encoding sarcolemmal membrane-associated protein-like isoform X2, with protein sequence MPSALAVFTCRPNSHAFQERHVYLDEPVKIGRSVARCRPGPNNATFDCKVLSRNHALVWFDHKLGKFYLQDTKSSNGTFVNSQRLSRGSEESPPCEVLSGDVVQFGVDVTENTRKVTHGCIVSLIKLFLPDGLEAHRRSDVTPVPSPLPVDKVTANTPSMCSQELFQLSQYLQEALHREQMLEQKLSTLQRLLSRTQEASKGSWQALISEDRLLSRLEMMSSQLQVYSKNQTEDSLRRELEALQEDKHKYETTAKESLMRVLQEKMEVVRKLSEVERSLSNTEDECTHLREMSKAARKDLGELASKYNGALKEAKDLAEKLKLAEECQEELTLKAQREKAALQLRIAALEEREQSLQARIEALQADNDFTNERLAALQVRLEQLQEKSIQENILDHLLNKSGGDCAFIQQLIEYQPVKQFKEAVDSPLSKISNNNDAKPSAMSDTLSRSKDKSSEDTTDDQMENQELNESLSQVTLVKDTEQEPTNAAEVIHNLQGELLVAQELANTSQQKCMELQAALEQERKTSRQQMDDSAKQIQYLQAQLQKLQTAMEDLQEQKESAISDAREELCAAQEEALTLRRAVQTAAAERDREIGAIQGNLGAVTAELDKWRQAAATYEMEIGSLQTSLQRQSRQCERAVELQGELEKLQAECRNLKRECMELRSEKEILLKRLQDLEKELARSQEKTATLSSSLEDLEKSRGELESSLGSLEEQHQNSTAKLQAQLAQAQSRTKDLQKEYEEIQAQLSGLQERFDQTELEKQSISDELQQCKVDLKLQQEKGSSPPLLQPAQAIVTGLILALLYWCFGPLW encoded by the exons ATGCCGTCGGCACTGGCGGTGTTCACCTGCCGCCCAAATTCGCACGCCTTCCAGGAGCGCCATGTGTACCTGGACGAACCGGTCAAGATCGGCCGCTCGGTGGCCCGGTGTCGGCCGGGGCCCAACAACGCCACCTTCGACTGCAAGGTCCTGTCGCGGAATCATGCGCTGGTGTGGTTCGACCACAAGCTGGGCAAG TTCTACCTCCAGGACACTAAGAGCAGCAATGGTACCTTTGTGAACAGCCAGCGCCTAAGTCGGGGCTCAGAAGAGAGCCCCCCCTGTGAGGTCCTCTCCGGTGATGTCGTCCAGTTTGGGGTGGATGTAACTGAGAACACCCGAAAAG TCACCCACGGATGCATCGTGTCCCTCATCAAGCTGTTCCTTCCTGACGGCCTGGAAGCCCACAGACGATCCGA TGTGACTCCAGTACCCTCACCCCTTCCTGTGGACAAG GTCACTGCCAATACCCCCAGCATGTGCTCTCAGGAGCTGTTCCAGCTTTCGCAGTACCTTCAG GAGGCCTTACACAGGGAGCAGATGCTGGAGCAGAAGCTGTCTACGCTGCAGCGACTCCTCTCCAGAACTCAGGAGGCTTCCAAGGGCAGTTGGCAG GCACTGATCAGTGAAGACAGGCTGCTGTCTCGGCTGGAGATGATGAGCAGCCAGCTGCAGGTGTACTCCAAG AATCAAACCGAGGATAGCCTCCGGAGGGAGCTAGAGGCCTTACAGGAGGACAAACACAAGTATGAGACCACGGCGAAGGAGTCCCTAATGCGGGTTCTTCAGGAGAAAATGGAAGTGGTCCGTAAACTCTCAGAAGTGGAG AGAAGCCTCAGCAATACGGAAGATGAGTGCACGCACCTGAGGGAGATGAGCAAAGCTGCACGCAAGGACCTGGGAGAGCTGGCCAGCAAGTACAACGGCGCCCTGAAGGAGGCCAAGGACCTGGCGGAGAAGCTGAAG CTCGCGGAGGAGTGTCAGGAGGAGCTGACTCTGAAGGCCCAGCGTGAGAAGGCAGCGTTGCAGCTCCGCATCGCCGCTCTGGAGGAGCGAGAGCAGAGCCTGCAGGCCCGCATTGAAGCCCTGCAGGCTGACAACGACTTTACCAACGAGCGCCTGGCCGCCCTGCAGG TGAGGTTAGAGCAGCTTCAGGAAAAGAGCATCCAGGAGAACATCCTAG ATCACTTGCTTAATAAGAGCGGGGGCGACTGTGCATTCATCCAGCAGCTCATTGAGTACCAGC ctgtGAAGCAGTTTAAAGAGGCGGTGGATTCGCCGTTGAGTAAGATCTCCAACAATAATG ATGCTAAACCGTCGGCTATGTCAGACACACTCAGTCGGAGCAAGGATAAAAGCAGCGAAGACACTACAG ACGACCAAATGGAAAACCAAGAGCTGAATGAATCTCTGAGTCAGGTCACTCTTGTTAAAG ACACTGAACAGGAGCCCACCAACGCAGCGGAGGTCATCCATAATCTGCAGGGGGAGCTGTTGGTGGCCCAGGAGCTCGCTAACACCAGCCAGCAGAAATGCATGGAACTGCAAG CCGCGCTGGAGCAGGAGAGAAAGACCAGCCGACAGCAGATGGACGATTCTGCTAAGCAGATACAGTATCTGCAGG ctcagctgcagaagctgcAGACAGCGATGGAGGATCTGCAGGAGCAGAAGGAGAGTGCCATCTCGGATGCCCGGGAGGAGCTGTGCGCTGCCCAGGAGGAGGCGCTGACGCTGCGGCGGGCTGTGCAGACTGCCGCCGCCGAGCGTGACCGCGAGATTGGCGCCATACAGGGTAACCTGGGCGCTGTCACCGCTGAGCTGGACAAGTGGCGGCAGGCGGCGGCCACATACGAAATGGAGATCGGCTCCCTGCAGACCAGCCTGCAGCGGCAGAGCCGGCAGTGTGAGAGGGCCGTCGAGCTGCAAG gtgagcTGGAGAAATTGCAGGCAGAATGCAGAAACCTGAAGCGGGAGTGCATGGAACTGCGCTCTGAGAAGGAGATTCTCCTGAAGAGGCTGcaggacctggagaaggagCTGGCCAG ATCTCAGGAGAAGACCGCCACCCTGAGCAGCAGCCTGGAGGACCTAGAGAAGAGCCGAGGGGAGCTGGAGAGCTCCCTGGGCTCGCTGGAGGAGCAGCATCAAAACAGCACAGCCAAACTGCAGGCACAGCTGGCCCAGGCGCAGAGCAGAACTAAGGACCTGCAGAAGGAG TACGAGGAGATCCAGGCGCAGCTTTCAGGCCTGCAAGAGCGCTTCGACCAGACGGAGCTGGAAAAGCAGTCAATCAGTGACGAGCTGCAGCAGTGCAAGGTCGACCTGAAGCTGCAGCAGGAGAAGGGCAGCAGT
- the LOC125744649 gene encoding sarcolemmal membrane-associated protein-like isoform X3, translating to MCSQELFQLSQYLQEALHREQMLEQKLSTLQRLLSRTQEASKGSWQALISEDRLLSRLEMMSSQLQVYSKNQTEDSLRRELEALQEDKHKYETTAKESLMRVLQEKMEVVRKLSEVERSLSNTEDECTHLREMSKAARKDLGELASKYNGALKEAKDLAEKLKLAEECQEELTLKAQREKAALQLRIAALEEREQSLQARIEALQADNDFTNERLAALQVRLEQLQEKSIQENILDHLLNKSGGDCAFIQQLIEYQPVKQFKEAVDSPLSKISNNNDAKPSAMSDTLSRSKDKSSEDTTDDQMENQELNESLSQVTLVKDTEQEPTNAAEVIHNLQGELLVAQELANTSQQKCMELQAALEQERKTSRQQMDDSAKQIQYLQAQLQKLQTAMEDLQEQKESAISDAREELCAAQEEALTLRRAVQTAAAERDREIGAIQGNLGAVTAELDKWRQAAATYEMEIGSLQTSLQRQSRQCERAVELQGELEKLQAECRNLKRECMELRSEKEILLKRLQDLEKELARSQEKTATLSSSLEDLEKSRGELESSLGSLEEQHQNSTAKLQAQLAQAQSRTKDLQKEYEEIQAQLSGLQERFDQTELEKQSISDELQQCKVDLKLQQEKGSSRSWVPWMSVVVLMVAVTVGVLYPSLAKSSA from the exons ATGTGCTCTCAGGAGCTGTTCCAGCTTTCGCAGTACCTTCAG GAGGCCTTACACAGGGAGCAGATGCTGGAGCAGAAGCTGTCTACGCTGCAGCGACTCCTCTCCAGAACTCAGGAGGCTTCCAAGGGCAGTTGGCAG GCACTGATCAGTGAAGACAGGCTGCTGTCTCGGCTGGAGATGATGAGCAGCCAGCTGCAGGTGTACTCCAAG AATCAAACCGAGGATAGCCTCCGGAGGGAGCTAGAGGCCTTACAGGAGGACAAACACAAGTATGAGACCACGGCGAAGGAGTCCCTAATGCGGGTTCTTCAGGAGAAAATGGAAGTGGTCCGTAAACTCTCAGAAGTGGAG AGAAGCCTCAGCAATACGGAAGATGAGTGCACGCACCTGAGGGAGATGAGCAAAGCTGCACGCAAGGACCTGGGAGAGCTGGCCAGCAAGTACAACGGCGCCCTGAAGGAGGCCAAGGACCTGGCGGAGAAGCTGAAG CTCGCGGAGGAGTGTCAGGAGGAGCTGACTCTGAAGGCCCAGCGTGAGAAGGCAGCGTTGCAGCTCCGCATCGCCGCTCTGGAGGAGCGAGAGCAGAGCCTGCAGGCCCGCATTGAAGCCCTGCAGGCTGACAACGACTTTACCAACGAGCGCCTGGCCGCCCTGCAGG TGAGGTTAGAGCAGCTTCAGGAAAAGAGCATCCAGGAGAACATCCTAG ATCACTTGCTTAATAAGAGCGGGGGCGACTGTGCATTCATCCAGCAGCTCATTGAGTACCAGC ctgtGAAGCAGTTTAAAGAGGCGGTGGATTCGCCGTTGAGTAAGATCTCCAACAATAATG ATGCTAAACCGTCGGCTATGTCAGACACACTCAGTCGGAGCAAGGATAAAAGCAGCGAAGACACTACAG ACGACCAAATGGAAAACCAAGAGCTGAATGAATCTCTGAGTCAGGTCACTCTTGTTAAAG ACACTGAACAGGAGCCCACCAACGCAGCGGAGGTCATCCATAATCTGCAGGGGGAGCTGTTGGTGGCCCAGGAGCTCGCTAACACCAGCCAGCAGAAATGCATGGAACTGCAAG CCGCGCTGGAGCAGGAGAGAAAGACCAGCCGACAGCAGATGGACGATTCTGCTAAGCAGATACAGTATCTGCAGG ctcagctgcagaagctgcAGACAGCGATGGAGGATCTGCAGGAGCAGAAGGAGAGTGCCATCTCGGATGCCCGGGAGGAGCTGTGCGCTGCCCAGGAGGAGGCGCTGACGCTGCGGCGGGCTGTGCAGACTGCCGCCGCCGAGCGTGACCGCGAGATTGGCGCCATACAGGGTAACCTGGGCGCTGTCACCGCTGAGCTGGACAAGTGGCGGCAGGCGGCGGCCACATACGAAATGGAGATCGGCTCCCTGCAGACCAGCCTGCAGCGGCAGAGCCGGCAGTGTGAGAGGGCCGTCGAGCTGCAAG gtgagcTGGAGAAATTGCAGGCAGAATGCAGAAACCTGAAGCGGGAGTGCATGGAACTGCGCTCTGAGAAGGAGATTCTCCTGAAGAGGCTGcaggacctggagaaggagCTGGCCAG ATCTCAGGAGAAGACCGCCACCCTGAGCAGCAGCCTGGAGGACCTAGAGAAGAGCCGAGGGGAGCTGGAGAGCTCCCTGGGCTCGCTGGAGGAGCAGCATCAAAACAGCACAGCCAAACTGCAGGCACAGCTGGCCCAGGCGCAGAGCAGAACTAAGGACCTGCAGAAGGAG TACGAGGAGATCCAGGCGCAGCTTTCAGGCCTGCAAGAGCGCTTCGACCAGACGGAGCTGGAAAAGCAGTCAATCAGTGACGAGCTGCAGCAGTGCAAGGTCGACCTGAAGCTGCAGCAGGAGAAGGGCAGCAGT